TTCCTTTAACTGCTTTCCTACGAGCTCGGAGTCTTCTGGCACCGTTACTTCAAGTATATCTATTTCCGTCTCTTCACCGAAAGCTATCCTGTCAAAAAGGTCCGAGATAAAAGCAGAACCAGCATGGAATACATAAGCTGCCACCCTCGTCGCCAAGAGCCTGTAAGGAACTACTGCCCTGTTTGCACCCAGTTCTTCCAGTTTTTGAGCCGTGTCTTCGGAAGAAGCGAAGGAATAAATGAAGAAGTCTTCCTTTTTAGGTCTCATTAACCTCGCGGTAACTATAACAGCTATGTTTTTAGCGTCGTCTCCTAGATTCACTACCATTCCCATTGCCTTATATATGCCAGCAGCCTCAAGAACTACTCTCTTGTATGGTTCTTCAATTATGTAGTACTTAACCTTTGATTCCTTTATCTGCCTTTCAACTTCTCTCCTGCTATCCACCACTACGATTTCTATCTTTCTCTTCCTCAGGAGCCGTATTAATTCCTGAGAAGTTTTGTTAAATCCAACTATTATGAAGTGTCCCCTAAGCTTCTCTATATCCCTTAACATTTTCCAGGCTCTTAAAACACCTATAAAGTCTTCCTGAAAGAATATTCTAATGAGAATGGTAACCGAAGTTGTAAAAACACCTATTCCGCCGAGAGCCAGAAAAGTGGTAAAAGTTCTTCCGATGAGTGTGTCGCTTCCCTCGACAACCTCTCCGTACCCAATAGTTCCAACCGTTATAACAGTCATGTAGAGGGAGTTTATAAAGTCACCATCGGACAAAATCATGTACCCAAGAGTTCCTATAGTTAGTACAGTATGGAGCATAAGGAGGGGAAGACGAAAGAGGGAAAGGATTTCAAAGAGGCGGTTCTCGTAAATGTCTATAAGTCTTTTTCTTCTCTTCTTTTTTCTAACAAACCGCATTAAGCTCTATACCCATCTCGGAAAGTGCTTTTGCACACCTTTTGCAAACGCATCCCACGAACTCCTCTTTCTGGTAGTATATCCAGCATCTCGGACATTTCTCCCCTTCCGCTTTATTTACGCCTACCTTAACGGGAAGTTCTTCTCCTTCTATCTGAACTTCTCCTCCCTCTCTCAGCTCAACCTGACTGACCGTAAAGAAGAAGTTCAGGTAATCCTCGTACTTTTTAAGGAGACTTTCTACACTCTCGTCACCCCTTATGTAAACCTTTGCTTCGTAAGGGTGCTTGATTATTCCCTTTTCCTTCCTAGCCACTTCCAGTGCCCTCATCACCTCGTCCCTTACCTTTAGGAGAATTTCGTAGTCCTTTAGTACTTCCTCATCTTTCAGATTCTCATCGGGCTTTGGCATTTCGTAGAGGAATACGCTCTCGGGAAGTGAAGGGTCAAGCTTCCCTACGTGCTCCCATAGCTCTTCTGCTGTAAAGCTCAGATATGGAGCTGTGCTCGTTGTGAGTGCGATAAGTAGGTGCCACAGGGCTGTTTGAGCAGAGCGCCTCTCCCATGAGGCCGGAGCGTAAACGTAGAGTCTATCCTTTAAAACGTCAAGGTATATCGCAGAAAGGGTAGTTATTACGAAGTTCTTTATGTGGTTGTGAACGCGATAAAAGAGGAACTTCTCGTAATTTTCGTGAACCTTCTTAAGTAAGTTCTGGAGTTCGGAGATTATCCACCTGTCAAAGTGGTGGAGCTTTTCAAAGGGAAGGGCATTCGTTCTTGGGTTAAAGTCGTACAGGTTTCCTATAATGAACCTTAAAGTGTTTCTTATCTTCCTGTAGTCATCAGCTATCTTCTTTAAGAGGTTTTTACCGAGCTTTACATCTTCTGTGTAGTCCTCGGACACAACCCAGAGTCTTAAGATATCCGCCCCGAACTCCTTTACCACTTCCTGAGGGGATATCACGTTCCCGAGGGACTTGGACATCTTTCTTCCTTTCTCGTCCACTATAAATCCGTGGGTGAGAACCGCTTTGTAGGGAGCTTCTAAGTATGAGCCTACGGACTCAAGGAGAGATGCCTGGAACCAGCCTCTGTGCTGGTCCGAACCTTCTAAGTATAGGTCCGCCTTCTGAAAGCCGAGAGGTCTTATTACCGCTGCGTGGGAACATCCCGAGTCAAACCAGACGTCCAGGATATCTTCTTCCTTTGTAAAGCTATCTCCTCCGCACTTGGGGCATTTGTAGCCCTCTGGAAGGAGCTGGGAGGAGGTGAGTTCAAACCACACGTCGCTTCCCTTTTCCGAGTTCTCAACGAGCTGGGCTACTCTCTCAAAAACTTCCCTATCTTTTATAATCTCCCCGCAGTTCTCGCAGTAAAAGACCGTTATGGGAACACCCCAGAACCTCTGTCTGGATATACACCAGTCGGGTCTGTTCTCAACCATGCTCTTTATCCTGTTCTTACCGTACTCGGGAATCCACTTAACTTTTTCTATTTCCTCCAGTGCCCTCTGCCTTAAGGTTTTCCCGAAAAACTCAATGTCCATGCCTATGAACCACTGGGGTGTAGCCCTGAAGATTACTGGGTTTTTACAGCGCCAGCAGTGGGGATAAGAGTGCCTTATCTTTTCCTCGTGAACTAAAAAGCCCTTTTCTTTCAGAACTCCTACGATTAAGTGGTTTGCGTCAAAAACGCGAACGTTTATGAGAAATTCGGGAGCAGGTTCTACAAACCTCCCCTCGTCGCTGACGGGTGCGTAGGGCTCAAGTCCGTACCTCTGACCGACTACGTAGTCTTCCTGCCCGTGTCCGGGAGCCATGTGAACGAGTCCCGTTCCCGTATCTAAGCTAACAAATTCCGAGGGGTATATCTTCCACATGTTCTTTAAGGTTTCCTCGGAAAGATGTCCCTTTAACTTTTCCTTTTCCACGAATGGGTGGGTGTATTCAAGTCCCACTAAATCCTTTCCCTTTACGGTTTCAAGGACTAAACCTTCTGGTCTGTTTACGGTTTCAAAAAATTTGTCCATTAATTCCTTTGCCACTATCCAGACCTCATCTTCAACTTCCACGAGGACGTAGTCCGCGTCTTCCTTTACCATTATTCCGAGGTTTGCGGGAAGGGTCCACGGAGTTGTGGTCCAAATAATCGCGAAAACTTTCTTATCCTTAATACCGAACTTTTCTCCGCTCTTTAGGGGGAACTTGACGTAAATGGAGGGGTCCTCTTTTTCGTAATACTCCACTTCCGCTTCCGCTTCCGCTGTTTTGTCGTATATACACCAGTAAACGGGCTTCTTACTCCTGTAAGCGAGTCCACGTTCAAAGAACTTCCCGAGCTCCCTTATCTCCTGAGCCTCGTATTTGGGGTCCATGGTGAGGTAAGGGTGTTCCCAGTCTCCGAGCACTCCGAGTCTTACGAAGTCCTCCCTTTGTATGTTTACGTATTTCTTTGCGTATTCCCTGCAAAGTTCTCTGAACTCTGTCTTTGGGAGGCTCTCTTTTTTTATTTTCTTCTTGGAGAGCTCCTTTTCCACAGCTCTTTCTATGGGAAGACCGTGGCAGTCCCAGCCGGGAATGAAGTTAACGTTCTTTCCGATAAGGAGGTTGTACTTATTTATAACGTCCTTGAGGATTTTATTTAGGGCATGTCCCACGTGTATGTGTCCGTTAGCGTAAGGGGGTCCGTCGTGGAGCACGAAAACCTCTCTACCTTTTCTCTCCTTCTGTATTTTTTCGTAGAGTCCCTTCCACTTTTCCAGGATTTGGGGTTCTCTCTGGGGCAGGTTTGCCTTCATGGGAAATTCCGTTCTGGGCAGATTCAGAGTGTCTTTCAGGTCAACCTTCTTCTCTTCCATAAGGATTATTTTACGAAATGGTTTAAATTTTCTTTCTTATGGAGAAATCTGAGAAAGAGCTCACTCCCATGCTCTCACAATACCACTACTTCAAAAATCAGTACCCCGACTGTTTGCTTCTCTTCAGACTCGGAGACTTTTACGAGCTCTTTTACGAAGACGCTTACATAGGCTCTAAAGAACTGGGACTTGTTCTCACCTCAAGACCCGCGGGAAAGGGAAAGGAAAGGATACCCATGTGCGGAGTTCCCTACCACTCCGCAAACTCCTACATAGCTAAACTCGTAAACAAGGGATACAAAGTAGCCATATGCGAGCAGGTGGAGGATCCTTCTAAGGCAAAAGGTATCGTAAAGAGGGAGGTAGTAAGGGTAATCACTCCCGGAACTTTCTTTGAAAGGGACACGGGAGGACTCGCATCACTCTACAAAAAAGGAAATCATTACTACGTAGGTTATCTAAACCTTGCGGTAGGGGAGTTCTTGGGAGCTAAGGTAAAGATAGAGGAACTCCTTGACCTTCTCTCAAAGTTAAACATAAAAGAAATACTCGTAAAAAAAGGGGAAAAATTACCAGAAGAACTGGAAAAAGTTTTGAAGGTTTACGTAAGCGAGCTGGAAGAGGAGTTCTTTGAAGAAGGGAGTGAAGAAATTTTAAAGGATTTCGGGGTTTTGAGCCTTCAAGCCTTCGGTTTTGAAGAGGACACTTATTCCCTTCCCTTGGGAGCTGTTTACAAGTACGCAAAAACGACACAAAAGGGCTACACACCTCTCATTCCGAGACCAAAACCTTACAGAGATGAAGGCTTCGTAAGACTCGACATAAAAGCGATAAAAGGGCTTGAAATTCTGGAAAGCCTTGAGGGTAGAAAGGACATATCTCTCTTCAAGGTAATAGACAGAACCTTAACGGGGATGGGAAGGAGGAGGCTAAAGTTCAGGCTTCTTTCTCCCTTTCGTAGCAGGGAAAAGATTGAAAGGATACAGGAAGGTGTGCAGGAGTTAAAAGAAAACAGGGAAGCGCTTTTGAAGATAAGGCAGATACTGGAGGGAATGGCGGACCTAGAAAGACTCGTTTCCAAGATAAGCTCTAACATGGCAACACCGAGGGAGCTCGTTTACCTCAAAAACTCCCTGAAAAAAGTGGAAGAACTCAGACTCCTCCTTTTGGAATTAAAGGCTCCCATCTTCAAGGAAATCTTACAAAACTTTGAAGACACAAAAAAGATAATAAACGACATAGAAAAGACGCTCGTTGAGGACCCTCCCCTTCACGTAAAAGAGGGCGGGCTCATAAGGGAAGGTGTGAACGCGTATCTTGACGAACTCAGGTTCATCAGGGACAACGCTGAAACTTACCTCAGGGAGTACGAAAAAAAACTGAGGCAAGAGACGGGCATCCAGAGCCTGAAGATTGGCTACAACAAGGTTATGGGCTACTACATAGAAGTGACAAAGCCAAACCTAAAGTACGTCCCTTCCTACTTCAGGAGAAGGCAAACTCTTTCTAACTCCGAGCGTTTCACCACGGAAGAACTCCAGAGACTTGAGGAGAAAATACTTTCCGCCCAGACACGCATAAACGACCTTGAGTACGAACTCTATAAAGAGCTCAGGGAAAGAGTAGTAAAGGAACTGGACAAAGTAGGAAACAACGCAAGTGCGGTTGCGGAAGTTGACTTCATTCAGTCCCTTGCACAAATAGCTTACGAGAAGGACTGGGCAAAACCCCAAATCCACGAAGGTTATGAGCTGATAATAGAGGAGGGAAGGCATCCCGTAATAGAAGAGTTCGTAGAAAACTACGTCCCTAACGACACGAAATTGGACAGAGACTCCTTCATACACGTGATAACAGGTCCGAACATGGCGGGCAAATCCAGTTATATAAGGCAGGTGGGAGTCCTCACACTCCTTTCCCACATCGGTAGTTTTATCCCTGCAAGGAGAGCAAAAATACCCGTCGTTGACGCCCTATTTACGAGGATAGGTTCGGGAGATGTTCTGGCTTTAGGAGTTTCAACCTTTATGAACGAGATGCTTGAGGTTTCTAATATCCTGAACAACGCAACCGAAAAAAGTTTAGTAATCCTGGACGAGGTGGGAAGGGGAACTTCCACCTACGACGGCATAGCTATATCAAAAGCCATAGTAAAGTACATAAGCGAAAAGTTAAAGGCAAAAACTCTTCTCGCCACACACTTTCTGGAAATAACCGAGCTGGAAGGAAAAATAGAAGGAGTAAAAAATTACCACATGGAAGTGGAGAAGACCCCCGAAGGAATAAGGTTTTTATATATTCTCAAGGAAGGAAAGGCTGAAGGCAGTTTCGGTATAGAGGTAGCAAAACTCGCAGGACTTCCTGAAGAAGTGGTAGAAGAGGCGAGGAAAATTTTAAGAGAGCTTGAAGAAAAGGAAAACAAGAAGGAGGATATCGTTCCCTTGCTTGAGGAAACCTTCAAAAAATCCGAAGAGGCTCAAAGACTTGAGGAGTACGAGGAAATAATCAAAAAGATTGAAGAAATAGACATAGGGAACACAACTCCCCTTCAGGCACTCCTTATACTTGCGGAGCTAAAAAAGAAGTGCAGTTTCTCTAAAAAGGAGTCCGGAGCTTGAACTTACGGATTATGGAATTATCTTGACTTAGTAGGAGTGATATGTATGGTAGGAAAAGATGAAATCGTAGTAAAAGTTTTACCTAAAGGACAGATAACCTTGCCCAAGAGAATAAGAGAAAAACTAGGAATACGGGAAGGCGATATTTTAATTGTTGAAGAAAAGGAAGGAAAATTAGAAATCAGGAAACCTAAAAGCCTTAGGGACTTCTATGGTTTCCTGAAAGGAAAGAAATCTATTAATAGGGAGAATATAGAAAGAGTTATTGAAGAGGTTGTAAAGGAACGTGAACTTGAAAAAGATAGTCGTTGATACAAGCGTATTTATAAGACTGTTTACAAGAAATGATGAGAAGAAATTTGAAAAAGCGGAGAAACTTATAGATGATGCATCCAAGGGTAAAATTCAGTTATTCGTTCCGTTTATCGTAGTCGCGGAAATAGTTTGGGTCTTGGAGAAGGTTTACAAAGTTAATAGAGAAAACATAAGGGATGTGGTGGAGGCACTTATCAATACACGTCCACGTAGCAATTACAGCATCGGAAAACTTTATTCTTTTTTCTACGTATAATTTTATAGCGTTAAGGATTAAATCTCTTTGTTCCACATGTATACCACACTCATGAAAAACTTAGATGAACTAGTCACCTTTGACGAAACCGATTTCAAGAAATTAAAAGATATAAGAGTGAGAATTCTTTAGAAACTCTATTGCTTACGTTTTGAGCTTCCTCCCAAAAACCAAGTACGCCGTGTGGGCCACCATTTGATCCTCGGGTCTGAACCTTTCTGAGATAGTCTTGTAATGCCTGTGGAGTATCTCAACCACTTCAAGATTTCCGAAGTAATTTTCTATACTTTCCAGGAGCTTTATAACTTGATTTGCGGTGGGAAGGAGAAAACCAACTGGAGCACCCTCCATCAAGCTTTTGTGAACCTTTTCCAGATAATGCCAAGGTTCCCTTACGTCCACAAAGGCAGCGTGGAATATTCCTTCCGGGACTTCCGCGTCTTTGAAGTCCACGTTGAAAAACTTTACATTCTTTCCCAGATTGAACTTCTTCAAATTCTTCTGGGCTGTTTTGTAAAACTCTTCTACTGCTTCAAAGGTCCACACCTCTCCCGCAACTTCCGAGAGAACTGCAAGGAGTGCCCCGCTTCCAGTCCCGAACTCCAGAACTCTCTTTTCTTTGTTCAGGTTTAACTTCAGGGCTATATAAAAGGAATCCTTCGGGTATATTATCTGGGTTTTCCTCTCAAATCCGAGGAGTATGATCTCCTCGAGCGTTGGTCTGTAAACTTCAAATCCGTTTATCTTTACACCTTCGGGCTTTCCTATAACTTCGTCAAACTTTAAAACACTTTTCTTTACACTTAAACTCTGTTTTGGTAGCAGTTTCCTCAGGAACTTCTTTTCCCCAAAGCGTATGAGGACGTACTCTCCTTCCTTAAAAGAGTTCATCGGAGAATATCTTTTCCGGGATTTCCGCCTTAATTATACCCCTTTCCTTTCCAAGTCTAAGTAAAAGCCTTACCGCTTCTCTTCCATCTTCTCCGTAATCCACAGTTCTCTCGTTCACGTACATACTCACAAACTTCTGAGTCCTTTCTAAGTCCTCGCTCAAATCCCTCGCGTAATTTATTGCGTATTCTAACGCCCTTTTCCTTTCCTTCAGTGCGTACTCAACACTTTCTCTCATAAGTCTCTCTATTTTCTTTACGACTTCCCTTCCGAGATCCTTTCTCACAACGTTGCAACCTAGAGGCAGAGGCAGTCCGTACTTTTCCTTCCACCACTCTCCCAGATCAACGATTTTCTTCAGTCCGTAGTCCTTGTAAGAGAGCTGACCTTCGTGAATAACTAGCCCCGCGTCCACTTTTCCTTCCAGCACTGCTTGTATTATCCTGTCAAAAGGAATGACTACGTGTTCAAAATCGGGTTCGTAGAGCTTAAGCGTTAGGAAAGCGGTTGTAAGCTCCCCGGGAACTGCTATCTTCTTCCCTTTTAAAGTACCGAGTTCTTCCCTTGCCACCACTATCGGACCGTAACCTTCTCCTATGCTTCCGCCGCTTGGAAGAACCGCGTACTTGTCTGCAACGTACGGGTAAGCGTGAAAGGAAATCGCAGAAACCTCGTAAGTTCCTTTGAGTGCTTCCCTGTTCAGGGTTTCTATATCCGCCAATACGTGTTCTATTTCAAGACCTTCCGTATCAATTAAACCCTTCACGAGCGGATAAAACATAAAAGCGTCGTCCGAATCGGGACTGTGAGCTATCCTGATCCTCATAATCTTAATTATTGTAATAACAGATAAAGAACCACGGAAGTGATCAGTCCTCCCACCACATCGTCCATCATAACTCCAAGTCCACCGGGGAAGTTTTCAAACAGGTTCACGGGAAAGGGTTTAAGAATGTCCACAACCCTGAAAATAATGAATGCGAGAATTAAGGATTTTAGGGTAGGTTCTACAAAAAGGAAACACAGTAAGTACCCTACGATTTCGTCTATAACAACCTGTTCCGGATCTTCGTCTCTTAAGTTCTGAACCATGTACTCCGAGGAAATCCAACCGAGAAAAAAGAAAATTAAAGTTCCAAAAAGGTATAAATTCCTGTCAAGGTAAAGAAGTAAAACTAAAGGAATTCCCACAAGTGTTCCAAAGGTTCCTGGGGCAACGGGCAGTTTTCCCACGAGGAAACCCGTAGCTAAAAACTCTAGAATTACGGACATAGGTTTACATTTTAACTTTATGGAACAGGTTATTTTTCTGTTACTGCTGGCACTAATAGGCGGACTCCTTTTGTGGAAAGGAAGGAGAAAGAAAAATTGTTGTGAGGTTTAAACCTTTTCGGGAAATCTTATCTCCACTTTCGTTCCCTTTCCCCTTTCACTTTGTATGTTTATTTTTGCCCCGTAATTCTGGGCTATCTTCTTCACGAGTGCAAGTCCAAGTCCAAGACCTTTGCTCTCTTCTCCTTTTACAAAAGGCTCAAGTATTAAAGGGATTTTCCTGTTTTCTATACCTATTCCCGTATCTTCTACGGAAAGAACAATTGCGTTTTCGTCTTTTCGGGTTTCTACTAAGACTTTCCCTCCTCTCTTGTTGTACTCCACCGCGTTCTGGAGCAAATTCCTGATGATAACCTTTATCTCCTCTCTGTTTCCCTTTAAGCATTTTTCCTTTAAATCAATTTCTACGGAAATTTCTTTCTCCTTTATGTTTTCTTCTAAATCTTTCAAAACTTCACTTAAAACTTCTTCTAAATTTACTTCCTCCCTGACCTTGCCCTTTCCTTTAGAGAAGCTGAGCATGTAAACGGTTTCCGTCAGGGATATAGCTTCCTTTACCCTCTTCAGAGCCCTTCCTATGAGTTCCCGTTTTACAGACTCTTCTTCCATGTCCAGCAAGGTTTCTAACGTGTTCATCACAACCGCCAGAGGGGTCTTCAATTCGTGACTGAGGTTTGCTAAAAATTCCTTTTGTGTCTCCTTCATGAGTTCTCTATCCGTTATGTCCTTGACTAGTATACCAACCCCGTCCTCGTAAAGAAAGGTTCTTACCGCGTAAGTTCTATCCCTGAAGGTTATTCCTTTTTCCTGCGGTGTTCTGGTCTGGTAAGTTTCTTGTATTAAACCAATCAATTCTACACTCCTCAAACTCTCGTAGTATGTCCTTCCCTCTTTGCCTAAACTCTCCTTTAACCTCTGGTTCATGAATTTAACGTTCCCCTCCCCGTCAAAAATCGCTACACCTTCTTCCAAGAAGTTCAAAAAGCTCGAACATAGTAATATATTAATAAGTCTTGAAATCTTATACTAATATACTTAAATTTTCTATTAACATTAATTTAAAACATTTCCTTAACCGAAACTTAAAATTTGGGGTTTAAAACCTTAAGTAAGGAGGTGTGAGATGAAGGTCTTAGCAGTCAGGAATAAGAGGCAGAAAGAGAGGGTAATTAGTAGGTTTTTGAAAAAGAGGAAGGTTGTAGCGGTTGTGAACAATCCCTCTCAGCTGAAGAACGATATTTTAAAGAAAGCGGATGTTGTAATTTATGAGGAGGAAGATGGAAAGGATAGCTCTAATTGAGGACGACAAGGATTTAGCCTTTCTCGTGAAACTGAATTTAGAAAGGGAGGGGTTTGAAGTAGAGCACTTTGAACGTGCCACTCCCTTCTTTAAGTTCATTTCTGAAAACAGTGTAGACCTTATCCTCATAGACATTATGCTTCCCGACCTAGATGGATTCAGGATAGCTAACTTCTTAAAGAGCAGGGCGGATTTAAAAGAAATTCCCGTTATATTCATAACCGCAAAAGGGGAGGAAGAGGACAAACTAAAGGGCTTTGAACTGGGAGCGGACGATTACATAACTAAACCCTTTTCCATGAAAGAGTTAATAGCAAGAGTAAGAGCCGTTCTAAAGAGGTATAAAAAGGTTTCCGAGAGCAAAGTTTTAAAGTACGAGGGCGTTGAGCTGGACACGGAAAGACAAAAACTTTTCGTGGACGGTAGGGAGGTATACCTGACTCCTGCGGAGTTTAAAATCCTGAAAACCTTGATGGAAAACTTCGGAAGACCTGTCAGTCGTTCGTCCCTCGTTGAAAAGCTCTGGGATTACGAGAGGGAAACCACGGAGAGGGCTATAGACGTTCACGTAAAGCACATAAGAGACAAGCTCGGAAAGTATAAGGGTCTTATAAAAACTGTGAGGGGTGTCGGATACAAGTTCGAAAATTAAACTTTTATTTATGTCCAAACTCAAGACTGAAAAAGAGTTGAAGAAACGGGAAATAATGAGGGTAGCCTGTAAACTCTTTGCCCAGAAAGGCTATCACAACACCACTATGCCAGATATAGCTAAAGCATTAGGTATGAGTGTTGGAAACCTCTACAACTACTTCTCCTCAAAAGAAGAACTGGCAAAGGAGATAATGCTCTTTACCTCTAAACTCGTGGGGGAAAGATTGAGAAAGGTAAACGAGAGTAATCTGGATTTCAAGGAAAAGACAAAGCTTCTCGTCAAGAGCTTTTTACAAATAGCCCTCGAAGAACCCGAACTCATAAATTACTTCCTGAAAGTTTACCTCGTAAATACGGAAGTTTTTAAAGATGATTGTAAAGGTTTTGCGTGCGTCAGTGACGTGGTAACGGAAGTTATGATATTTGTGAGTGACGGGGTTGAAAAGGGCATTTTCAGGAATCAGGACTTCTTCACAGCCTTTGTAACCATTATGGGTCCTCTTGGGGGTATAGTATTTCTCCACAACGAAGGACTCCTCGAGAAACCCCTTCTTGAATACGCCGAAGAACTTGCACAGAATATATGGAACGCTTTAAAAGCTTAACAAATCTTATCAAAAGCCTGTTTTTCTAAAAATCCTACAAGGTGTTTAAACTTCCTATCCTTTTTCTTCTCCTCCTCCACGGACCTTATGGCGTGTATGACCGTAGTGTGATCCTTCCTCTTAAAAGCCCTTGCGATTTCTATCAGACTTGCGGAACACACCTTCCTGCACAGGTACATCGCTATCTTTCTCGCCTCGCTCGTCCTTTTATTCCTCTTGTCAGAGAGTATGTCTTCCACCTTCACCGCGTAGTAATTTGCCACAAACTCTACTATTTGCATTAGCTTGTCCCTTTCCTTCCTTTCTTTTCTTTCTAAGCCTTCAAATCCCTTTAACTTTATGAGTTTAATCTTCCCCTCTATCTCCCTTACGT
The genomic region above belongs to Aquifex aeolicus VF5 and contains:
- a CDS encoding response regulator transcription factor, whose translation is MERIALIEDDKDLAFLVKLNLEREGFEVEHFERATPFFKFISENSVDLILIDIMLPDLDGFRIANFLKSRADLKEIPVIFITAKGEEEDKLKGFELGADDYITKPFSMKELIARVRAVLKRYKKVSESKVLKYEGVELDTERQKLFVDGREVYLTPAEFKILKTLMENFGRPVSRSSLVEKLWDYERETTERAIDVHVKHIRDKLGKYKGLIKTVRGVGYKFEN
- a CDS encoding TetR/AcrR family transcriptional regulator produces the protein MSKLKTEKELKKREIMRVACKLFAQKGYHNTTMPDIAKALGMSVGNLYNYFSSKEELAKEIMLFTSKLVGERLRKVNESNLDFKEKTKLLVKSFLQIALEEPELINYFLKVYLVNTEVFKDDCKGFACVSDVVTEVMIFVSDGVEKGIFRNQDFFTAFVTIMGPLGGIVFLHNEGLLEKPLLEYAEELAQNIWNALKA